The genomic interval CCTGTTCCTCTCCAACTCGGTGCTGCTGCACCGCAAGCTGCGGCGCGCGGGCGTCGAGGCCGAGCTGCACGTCTGGGAGGCCATGCCCCACCGCGGCTTCGGCTTCGGCTTCGGCGACGCGCCCGAGAACCACGAGATCGACGAGGAGCTCAGGCGCTTCATCGTCCGCCACTCCTGACGGCGGCCCAGACTGGACTCAGGCGGACAGCTGTCCGCGCGAGAGAAGGAGCTCTATCGCCCGAGCATCGGCCGGTGTGGCGGGCGTGAAGACGACCATGTCCAACCCGTCCACGCCATCGACGGCGAAGGCCGAGTACTCGAGCGTGATCGGTCCAGCCACGGAATGGTGGAGGCGCTTCAGGCCTGCCCCATGGTTGCGCACGTCGTTCTCAGCCCAGAGCCGGCGGAAGTCGGCGCTGGTTGACTGGAGCTCGGCCACGAGCGCGGCGGCTTCGGAGCCACCTCCCGCGCGCGCGACATCGATGCGGAAGACCGAGAGCGCGAAGCGCGCATGCTCCTCCCAATCCGGCAGCGAGGCGCGCACGGCCGGGCCGCCGAACAGGCGCCTGAGCACGTTGCGCTCGCGGACCGGCATTGAGGCGTAGTCGGCCAGCACCGCGAGTGCCGCCGCGTTCCAGGCCACGATGTCCCACGTCGGCGTCTTCACATAGGCGGGGCTGGTCGGCAGGGCGTCGAGCACGCGCTGCAAGGAGGGCGTGACCGAAGGCGGCGCGGCTGGATGGAGCGGCGGTGGCCGCTGCCGGGCGAGCAGGAACAGGACCTCGCGGCCCGCCGCGTCGAGCTCCAGTGCGCGGGCGATTCGCTCCAGCGCATCGTCTGAAGGGGGGCCTCCACGCCCCTGCTCGAGCCACGTGTACCAGGTGACGCTGACGCCTGCCCGCGTCGCCACCTCCTCCCGCCTGAGCCCCGGCGTTCGACGCCGGCCCTGAACGCCTGGTCCTGGTGACAAGCGCGCCCGACGATCGCGGAGGAAGTCGCCCAAGGAGAGTTCCGAACCCGGCACGGTGTTAGTGCTCATACCTGTATAAGATATCGACTTTTCCGCCGCGCGGCCGCGCCCCATAACACGCTCACAACATCAGGAGACGGACATGCGTGTTTTCGTGACGGGAGCGACGGGTTTCATTGGGGAAGCGATCGTGCGCGAGCTGAGCGCGGCGGGGCACCAGGTGCTCGGACTGGTGCGGAGCGACACCTCCGCCGCGGCCCTGGCGCGGTTGGGCGGCGAGGCGCATCGGGGCGAATTGACGGATCCCGGAAGTCTCACCGCGGGCGCCCGGGCGTGCGACGGCGTGATCCACACGGCCTTCATCCACGACTTCTCCGCCTATGCGGCCGCCTGCGAGACGGACAGGCGTGCGGTGGAGGTGCTAGCCGGCGCGCTGGAGGGCTCGGGCAAGCCGTTCGTGTCCACGTCCGGCACCGCGCTGCTGGCGCCCGGCCGCATCGGCAAGGAGGAGGACACGCCCGCGCCCGGGAGCGCGGCGGGCCTGCGTGCCGCGGCGGAGGCGATCGTCTTGGGGGCCGCCCGTCGCGGGGTGCGCTCCAGCGTCGTGCGGTTGCCGCCCTCCGTCCACGGCCCCGGCGACCACGGCTTCGTGCCCGCGCTGATCGACCTCGCACGCCGCACGGGTCTCTCCGCCTTCGTCTCCGACGGAGCGAACCGCTGGCCCGCGGTGCACCGGCTGGACGCGGCGCGTCTCTTCCGGCTCGCGCTCGAGAACGCTCCCCCTGGAACGTGCCTGCATGGCGTGGCCGAAGAAGGCGTGACGCTGCGCGCGCTCGCCGAGGGGATCGGCAAGGGGCTCGGCGTTCCCGT from Archangium lipolyticum carries:
- a CDS encoding helix-turn-helix transcriptional regulator, whose amino-acid sequence is MGRGRAAEKSISYTGMSTNTVPGSELSLGDFLRDRRARLSPGPGVQGRRRTPGLRREEVATRAGVSVTWYTWLEQGRGGPPSDDALERIARALELDAAGREVLFLLARQRPPPLHPAAPPSVTPSLQRVLDALPTSPAYVKTPTWDIVAWNAAALAVLADYASMPVRERNVLRRLFGGPAVRASLPDWEEHARFALSVFRIDVARAGGGSEAAALVAELQSTSADFRRLWAENDVRNHGAGLKRLHHSVAGPITLEYSAFAVDGVDGLDMVVFTPATPADARAIELLLSRGQLSA
- a CDS encoding SDR family oxidoreductase, producing MRVFVTGATGFIGEAIVRELSAAGHQVLGLVRSDTSAAALARLGGEAHRGELTDPGSLTAGARACDGVIHTAFIHDFSAYAAACETDRRAVEVLAGALEGSGKPFVSTSGTALLAPGRIGKEEDTPAPGSAAGLRAAAEAIVLGAARRGVRSSVVRLPPSVHGPGDHGFVPALIDLARRTGLSAFVSDGANRWPAVHRLDAARLFRLALENAPPGTCLHGVAEEGVTLRALAEGIGKGLGVPVRALGADEARTHFDWLASFVALDNPTSSTRTRDALGWRPQGPDLLTDLRENGYFS